A stretch of Geomonas oryzisoli DNA encodes these proteins:
- a CDS encoding sirohydrochlorin chelatase, translated as MKTALLLMAHGSRIAEANNAVHEIAKRVKKMTQFEIVEVSFREQHLPNIQQGVDACVAQGAQRILLVPYFLYMGAHVLEDLPEELEEARKRHPGVEMVLGKHLGVHDKLAEVVVERVAESLTEQRWH; from the coding sequence ATGAAGACAGCTTTGTTGCTTATGGCTCACGGCAGCAGGATCGCCGAGGCGAATAACGCGGTGCACGAGATCGCTAAACGGGTTAAGAAGATGACGCAGTTCGAGATCGTAGAGGTCTCCTTCCGCGAACAGCACCTCCCCAATATCCAGCAGGGTGTGGACGCCTGCGTGGCACAGGGGGCGCAGCGGATCCTGCTCGTTCCTTACTTCCTCTACATGGGGGCCCACGTCCTGGAGGACCTCCCCGAGGAACTGGAGGAGGCGCGCAAACGCCACCCGGGCGTGGAGATGGTGCTCGGCAAACACCTGGGCGTGCACGACAAGCTGGCCGAGGTCGTGGTCGAGCGCGTCGCGGAGAGCCTTACCGAGCAGAGGTGGCACTGA
- a CDS encoding YqaA family protein has translation MHEWLVNYGFYSLFLLSFLAATLLPLGSEWLVVALLIGRENPVAVVLVATAGNYLGALSTYWIGLYGGDFLRRRVLRMDEQTTQKAERFYDRFGSWSLLLSFLPVIGDPLCLVGGVLQVGFIRFSLLVLTGKLARYAAVAWLTLAGAAL, from the coding sequence ATGCATGAGTGGCTGGTCAATTACGGGTTTTACTCCCTGTTTCTGCTGAGTTTCCTGGCAGCCACCCTGCTGCCGCTCGGCTCCGAGTGGCTGGTCGTGGCGCTGTTGATCGGGCGGGAAAATCCCGTCGCCGTGGTCCTCGTCGCCACCGCCGGCAATTACCTCGGAGCGCTCAGCACCTACTGGATCGGCCTCTATGGCGGCGACTTCCTGAGGCGTCGGGTGCTGCGCATGGACGAGCAGACCACGCAGAAGGCGGAGCGGTTCTATGATCGCTTCGGCTCGTGGTCGCTTCTGTTGAGCTTCCTGCCGGTGATCGGCGACCCGCTCTGTCTGGTCGGCGGCGTACTGCAGGTCGGTTTCATCCGCTTTTCCCTCCTGGTTCTGACCGGCAAGCTGGCGCGTTACGCGGCGGTCGCCTGGCTCACCCTGGCGGGGGCGGCACTCTGA
- the aroF gene encoding 3-deoxy-7-phosphoheptulonate synthase, with the protein MIVVMKAGAAKKERDAVTKRIKELGYTPHIIRGTTRDVIGAVGDERGKSVLQSLESMQGVESVVPILQPYKLASKEVKKEPSVVRISDTLAIGGKELVVMAGPCSVESEEQIIESAKAVKAAGAQMLRGGAFKPRTSPYSFQGLEEEGLKLLAKARDLTGLPFVTEVIDPETVDLVASYSDMLQIGARNAQNFALLKKVGQINKPILLKRGMSMTIQEFLMSAEYIMSEGNQSVILCERGIRTFETATRNTLDLSAIPVLKNKTHLPIVIDPSHGTGNYHYIAPMSYAAVAAGADGLIIEVHPDPEKASSDGPQSLKPKKFQALMDRLKLFAEAADKTL; encoded by the coding sequence ATGATCGTGGTAATGAAGGCAGGAGCGGCAAAGAAGGAACGGGACGCGGTAACGAAGAGGATCAAGGAGCTCGGCTACACCCCGCACATCATCCGGGGCACCACCCGCGACGTGATCGGTGCGGTCGGCGACGAGCGGGGCAAGAGCGTGCTGCAGTCGCTCGAATCGATGCAGGGCGTCGAGAGCGTGGTCCCCATCCTGCAGCCCTACAAACTGGCCTCCAAGGAAGTGAAGAAAGAGCCGAGTGTCGTGCGCATCTCCGACACCCTCGCCATCGGCGGCAAGGAACTGGTAGTCATGGCCGGCCCCTGTTCGGTGGAGAGCGAGGAGCAGATCATCGAATCCGCCAAGGCCGTCAAGGCCGCCGGTGCCCAGATGCTCAGGGGGGGCGCCTTCAAACCCCGCACCTCCCCCTACTCCTTCCAGGGTCTTGAAGAAGAAGGCCTCAAACTTCTCGCCAAGGCCCGCGACCTCACCGGCCTCCCCTTCGTCACCGAAGTCATCGATCCCGAAACCGTCGACCTGGTCGCCTCCTACTCCGACATGCTTCAGATCGGTGCGCGCAACGCGCAGAACTTCGCCCTCTTGAAGAAAGTCGGGCAGATCAACAAGCCGATCCTGTTGAAGCGCGGCATGTCCATGACCATCCAGGAATTCCTGATGAGCGCCGAGTACATCATGAGTGAGGGGAACCAGTCGGTGATCCTGTGCGAGCGCGGCATCAGGACCTTCGAGACCGCCACCAGGAACACCCTCGACCTCTCCGCCATCCCGGTTCTGAAGAACAAGACCCATCTCCCGATCGTCATCGATCCCTCCCACGGCACCGGCAACTACCACTACATCGCGCCGATGTCCTATGCCGCGGTTGCCGCAGGCGCCGATGGTCTGATCATCGAAGTGCATCCCGATCCCGAGAAGGCGTCCTCGGACGGGCCGCAGTCTTTGAAGCCGAAGAAGTTCCAGGCACTGATGGACCGTCTGAAACTGTTCGCGGAGGCGGCGGATAAGACGCTGTAA
- a CDS encoding M16 family metallopeptidase has protein sequence MLSCTKKVLPNGLRLVSVEMPHLHSAEIAIYIKAGGRNDTPGKAGISHFLEHMLFRGSSEFASNLELEIAFEAIGGNVNAATDEETTCYFSRVHPGQIAEGIRLFSSMLLTPTLEGLEIEKRIITEEALEDINERGEETNTSNLCSRLLWPDHPLGTPTIGYLESIKGVTEDDLRRYLADHYVPGNALIVAAGRHNSEQFFAACERFFAGWSGGSAIPPVPANQVQQEPRAVFVKDSDSQVNLQIAFRGFARHDKRLMGLRLMRRILSGGGSSRLHLSLREKLGIVYSVDASLSAYEETGAFAIELSTAPENLVLAVSEVLREVKSLAFEEVGEAELARVKEGYFYDLEYSADSTYEMQVRYGWGELMSLERTIEEDRAEAAAVGAQELLHMAHALFAPKNLVLAAVGPWKAPAKRAVEKLVREYQKGWS, from the coding sequence ATGCTCAGCTGTACCAAGAAGGTTCTCCCCAACGGACTGCGCCTCGTTTCAGTCGAGATGCCGCATCTGCACAGCGCGGAGATTGCCATCTACATAAAAGCGGGAGGCCGCAACGACACCCCCGGCAAGGCCGGCATCTCCCATTTCCTGGAGCACATGCTCTTCCGCGGCTCCAGCGAGTTCGCTTCCAACCTGGAGCTTGAGATCGCCTTCGAGGCCATCGGCGGCAACGTCAACGCGGCGACCGACGAGGAGACCACCTGCTACTTCTCCCGCGTCCATCCCGGCCAGATCGCTGAGGGAATTCGTCTTTTCTCCTCGATGCTTTTGACCCCGACCCTGGAAGGGCTGGAAATAGAGAAGCGGATCATCACCGAGGAGGCGCTGGAGGACATCAACGAGCGCGGCGAGGAGACCAACACCAGTAACCTCTGCAGCAGGCTCTTGTGGCCGGACCATCCGCTCGGCACCCCCACCATCGGCTACCTGGAGAGCATCAAGGGGGTCACCGAAGACGACCTGCGCCGCTATCTCGCCGACCACTATGTTCCCGGCAACGCACTCATTGTCGCAGCCGGAAGGCACAATTCGGAGCAGTTCTTCGCCGCCTGCGAAAGGTTCTTTGCCGGCTGGAGCGGCGGCAGCGCCATCCCGCCCGTCCCGGCCAACCAGGTGCAGCAGGAGCCGCGTGCGGTGTTCGTCAAGGACTCGGACAGCCAGGTGAACCTGCAGATCGCCTTCCGCGGTTTTGCCCGCCATGACAAGCGGTTGATGGGGCTTCGGCTGATGCGGCGCATCCTTTCCGGCGGCGGCAGTTCGCGTCTGCACCTGTCGCTGAGGGAGAAACTGGGCATCGTCTATTCCGTGGATGCTTCCTTGTCCGCCTACGAGGAGACGGGGGCTTTCGCCATAGAGCTCTCCACCGCACCGGAGAATTTAGTGCTGGCAGTCTCCGAGGTGTTGCGCGAGGTGAAGAGTCTCGCTTTCGAGGAAGTCGGGGAGGCGGAGCTGGCACGGGTCAAGGAAGGATACTTCTACGATCTCGAGTACAGCGCCGATTCCACCTACGAAATGCAGGTCCGTTACGGCTGGGGCGAGCTGATGTCCCTGGAGAGGACCATCGAAGAGGACCGGGCCGAGGCGGCCGCGGTGGGTGCGCAAGAGCTGCTGCACATGGCCCATGCCCTGTTCGCCCCGAAGAACCTGGTTCTCGCCGCCGTAGGCCCCTGGAAGGCGCCCGCCAAGCGCGCGGTGGAGAAGCTGGTCCGCGAGTACCAGAAGGGGTGGAGCTAA